Proteins encoded by one window of Lathyrus oleraceus cultivar Zhongwan6 chromosome 1, CAAS_Psat_ZW6_1.0, whole genome shotgun sequence:
- the LOC127073652 gene encoding disease resistance response protein Pi49 has product MGVFNVEDEITSVVAPAILYKALVTDADNLTPKVIDAIKSIEIVEGNGGAGTIKKLTFVEDGETKHVLHKVELVDVANLAYNYSIVGGVGFPDTVEKISFEAKLSAGPNGGSIAKLSVKYFTKGDAAPSEEQLKTDKAKGDGLFKALEGYCLAHPDYN; this is encoded by the exons ATGGGTGTTTttaatgttgaagatgaaatCACTTCTGTTGTAGCACCTGCTATACTCTACAAAGCTCTAGTTACAGATGCTGATAACCTTACTCCAAAGGTTATTGATGCCATCAAAAGTATCGAAATTGTTGAAGGAAACGGTGGTGCTGGAACCATCAAAAAACTCACTTTCGTTGAAG ATGGTGAAACCAAACATGTGTTGCACAAAGTGGAGTTAGTAGATGTTGCTAACTTGGCTTACAACTATAGCATAGTTGGTGGTGTTGGATTTCCAGACACAGTTGAGAAGATCTCATTCGAGGCTAAACTGTCTGCAGGACCAAATGGAGGATCCATTGCAAAGCTGAGTGTGAAATACTTCACAAAAGGTGATGCTGCTCCTAGTGAAGAGCAACTCAAGACTGACAAAGCTAAGGGGGATGGTCTTTTCAAGGCTCTTGAGGGTTACTGTTTGGCTCATCCTGATTACAACTAA